One window of Bdellovibrionales bacterium genomic DNA carries:
- a CDS encoding DUF1402 family protein, producing MKKLLLFPCLYLVFGNIAMASENPYLQLKSRDCRQNLITLKPGNTLPNIPELPAFTIGRVAVFDHTVLRNAQDEESTRQVVQYARKKIPGVLSALRAKGLLSEINRVAKIYGVDPLQVLAPILGEKVFNGFIDAALQDSVSNFLKSDLDRIGGDIRKLGEKPEVQACMRSSISNYWKWQCAVFYNADEVGNPLLVKVKKAGTCGIAQFNPVLLWSLNDVVVRVGHQEPIVFGDIKKSLDVVLTPQKILHYLAAYALVARQVYLDVACVDISKNAGIVASLYNLGGEYTRAYYLSRARAEFPAENRRPQENYFGWFINYFEGDLRKELQKEL from the coding sequence ATGAAAAAGCTTCTCTTGTTCCCTTGTCTCTATTTGGTTTTTGGTAACATAGCGATGGCATCGGAGAATCCCTATCTCCAGTTGAAATCTCGCGATTGCCGCCAGAATCTCATCACCTTAAAGCCTGGGAATACCTTACCAAATATCCCTGAGCTGCCGGCCTTCACAATTGGCCGCGTTGCTGTTTTTGACCACACAGTTTTGAGAAATGCTCAAGACGAAGAAAGCACCCGCCAAGTGGTTCAATATGCCCGTAAGAAAATTCCCGGAGTTCTTTCTGCTTTACGCGCCAAAGGCCTTTTATCAGAGATTAATCGCGTGGCAAAAATCTACGGAGTCGATCCGTTACAAGTCTTAGCTCCGATCTTGGGTGAAAAAGTCTTTAATGGGTTCATCGATGCGGCTCTTCAGGACTCAGTCTCTAACTTCTTAAAGAGCGATCTCGATCGCATTGGCGGCGATATTCGTAAGCTCGGTGAAAAGCCCGAAGTGCAGGCGTGTATGCGCTCTTCGATCAGCAATTACTGGAAGTGGCAATGCGCTGTTTTCTACAATGCCGACGAGGTCGGAAATCCTCTGTTAGTGAAGGTCAAAAAAGCGGGAACATGCGGTATTGCTCAGTTCAACCCCGTTTTGCTGTGGTCTTTGAATGACGTGGTTGTTCGCGTTGGCCATCAGGAGCCGATTGTTTTTGGCGATATCAAAAAGTCTTTGGATGTGGTCTTAACTCCGCAGAAAATTCTGCACTACCTTGCAGCTTATGCGCTGGTGGCTCGCCAGGTTTACTTAGATGTGGCTTGTGTCGATATTTCGAAAAATGCGGGGATCGTGGCGTCGCTCTATAATTTAGGAGGAGAATACACTCGGGCGTATTACTTATCCCGGGCCCGTGCGGAATTTCCGGCAGAAAACCGCCGCCCTCAGGAGAACTATTTTGGCTGGTTCATTAATTACTTCGAAGGAGATCTTCGGAAGGAACTGCAAAAGGAGCTGTGA
- a CDS encoding DUF2817 domain-containing protein codes for MQAKIFHQTSWARSSRGTPIELYKKTHNSDGKATPKNPAPILFIGGVHGDEPEGVRLAQEFLKWLQKTEETSPEQILHSWLLVPCINVDGFLRNVRTNDNGVDLNRNFPSSDWSPNAKGPRYFPGAKAGSEPEVQALVQLIDSEKPKLIVHFHSWEPCVVYTGAPGKEASTIIAGKTGYEVREDIGYPTPGSLGQYGWLDRKIPVICIEEQERIHLDQVWPHFEPGLTQLMTSDFSV; via the coding sequence ATGCAAGCAAAAATTTTTCACCAAACTTCTTGGGCTCGAAGCTCCCGCGGCACTCCCATAGAATTGTATAAAAAAACACACAACAGTGATGGAAAAGCCACACCGAAAAATCCGGCTCCCATCCTCTTCATTGGCGGCGTTCACGGTGATGAGCCCGAAGGCGTGCGCCTTGCTCAGGAATTCCTGAAATGGTTGCAGAAAACAGAAGAGACCTCACCGGAGCAGATTCTGCACTCCTGGCTGCTTGTTCCCTGCATTAATGTCGATGGTTTCCTCCGCAATGTGCGCACCAACGACAACGGCGTGGATCTCAACCGCAACTTTCCTTCGTCGGACTGGAGTCCCAACGCCAAAGGCCCGCGTTACTTCCCTGGCGCTAAAGCTGGTAGCGAGCCCGAGGTCCAGGCCCTCGTACAGCTGATCGATAGTGAAAAACCAAAACTGATTGTTCACTTCCACTCCTGGGAGCCTTGCGTTGTTTATACAGGAGCGCCCGGTAAGGAAGCTTCAACGATTATTGCCGGAAAAACCGGCTACGAAGTCCGCGAGGACATTGGCTATCCAACTCCCGGCAGCCTTGGTCAATATGGCTGGCTGGATCGAAAAATTCCCGTGATCTGTATCGAAGAACAAGAGAGAATTCATTTGGATCAAGTGTGGCCTCATTTCGAACCCGGCCTCACTCAACTCATGACATCTGATTTTTCAGTGTAA
- a CDS encoding HAMP domain-containing histidine kinase: protein MKTSFLLIGPWEERLVDLGAQILPDLSQALLWSKDALCDVVALSITSILEKKFGQFYHQVLDHNPAAQWIAVVPKDFAPEQLADIHELYPLFRVISSYQETDIEAHFFSALEEVNRQKQDKNLEKLIREQKEKLVRLQAELEERVEKRTKFLTEARRKLYQTNVRIEGLKNALMAVHKAGSLVEIEKFLNEAMASTVQTSWIRIFFAPQDNLFSEQVETKLNFTQQRVPLFRQHDRIGSIFFMRAPDRPFLRDEVDFLNRVAEAVSLALGRIQKLEESEEIKTQWETTFNAVSDPVAIIDSNYDIIQANSAITNQRASGSVIAKKCYEVLYGRTSPCERCQRGKNFRLDHDSGKATKSFEVYSQSLSLEPQKPPVFVNIYHDITQRLLMEKQLLETAKLAELGTIGSSIAHELNNPLGGILSFTQLIKMDLPKDHPMYPDIVEMEAGALRCKDIIQNLLGFTRNPNVDEITDLDLRDVIKRAYKIMELQIKSQAIEVTLNLPDGVCAARGHLNLLSQAIKNILQMAVDSIQVRAKKSTADFKGQLDLSLQLTTDKYVISVKNNGINYEKESAGLGIPVASQIVEDHGGKLEISSSTNFETLAKISFPRPVLRS, encoded by the coding sequence ATGAAAACCAGTTTTTTGCTGATTGGGCCGTGGGAAGAACGACTTGTCGACCTCGGCGCCCAAATCCTGCCCGACCTTTCACAGGCTCTCCTGTGGAGTAAGGACGCGCTCTGCGACGTGGTAGCTTTGTCTATCACGTCGATCCTCGAAAAGAAATTCGGCCAATTCTATCATCAAGTTCTGGATCATAACCCGGCGGCTCAGTGGATTGCGGTGGTTCCCAAAGACTTCGCGCCTGAGCAACTCGCCGATATTCACGAGCTTTATCCACTCTTCCGTGTGATTTCTTCTTATCAAGAAACTGACATCGAAGCGCACTTCTTTAGCGCCCTTGAAGAGGTCAATCGCCAGAAGCAAGATAAGAATCTCGAAAAGCTGATCCGCGAACAAAAAGAAAAGCTGGTTCGCCTGCAGGCCGAGCTTGAAGAGCGTGTTGAAAAGCGTACGAAGTTCCTGACCGAAGCCCGCCGTAAGCTTTATCAAACAAATGTGCGCATTGAGGGATTGAAGAATGCCCTGATGGCCGTGCATAAAGCGGGCTCGCTGGTTGAAATCGAAAAATTTCTGAATGAGGCCATGGCTTCAACCGTTCAGACTTCTTGGATTCGGATTTTCTTTGCGCCTCAAGATAATTTGTTCTCGGAGCAAGTTGAAACGAAGTTGAATTTTACTCAGCAGCGCGTGCCACTCTTCCGTCAGCACGACCGTATCGGCAGTATTTTCTTTATGCGCGCTCCGGACCGCCCGTTTTTACGTGATGAAGTGGACTTTCTCAATCGCGTGGCTGAGGCCGTATCCCTGGCGTTAGGACGTATTCAGAAGCTCGAAGAATCTGAAGAAATCAAAACGCAATGGGAAACCACCTTTAACGCCGTTTCGGATCCGGTCGCGATCATTGATAGTAATTACGACATCATTCAGGCAAACTCCGCAATCACCAATCAGCGCGCTTCGGGAAGTGTCATTGCGAAGAAGTGCTATGAAGTTCTCTATGGACGTACAAGCCCTTGCGAACGCTGCCAGCGCGGTAAGAACTTCCGTCTCGATCATGACAGCGGCAAAGCGACAAAATCTTTTGAAGTCTATAGCCAAAGTCTGTCGCTCGAACCGCAAAAGCCGCCGGTGTTTGTAAATATCTATCACGACATCACTCAACGCCTGTTGATGGAAAAGCAGCTGCTTGAAACAGCGAAGCTTGCCGAGCTTGGTACGATCGGCAGCAGTATTGCGCACGAACTCAACAATCCTTTGGGGGGAATTCTCTCTTTCACGCAGCTGATAAAAATGGACCTGCCAAAAGATCATCCGATGTACCCAGACATCGTCGAGATGGAAGCCGGCGCTCTTCGTTGCAAAGATATTATTCAAAACTTGTTAGGTTTCACACGAAATCCAAACGTCGATGAGATTACAGATCTTGATCTGCGTGACGTGATTAAGCGTGCTTACAAAATCATGGAGCTACAGATCAAGTCGCAAGCTATCGAAGTGACTTTGAATTTGCCGGACGGAGTTTGCGCAGCCCGTGGGCATTTAAATTTGCTGTCACAAGCGATCAAAAATATTTTACAGATGGCCGTCGATTCCATCCAAGTGCGTGCGAAAAAATCCACTGCGGACTTTAAAGGACAGTTGGATTTGAGTCTGCAGCTGACGACGGATAAGTATGTTATTTCGGTTAAAAATAACGGAATTAATTATGAAAAAGAGAGTGCCGGTCTTGGCATTCCGGTGGCCTCGCAGATCGTCGAGGACCATGGTGGTAAGTTGGAAATTTCTTCCTCGACTAACTTCGAGACTCTGGCAAAAATTTCCTTCCCTCGTCCAGTTTTGAGGTCCTGA
- the glmU gene encoding bifunctional UDP-N-acetylglucosamine diphosphorylase/glucosamine-1-phosphate N-acetyltransferase GlmU, translated as MAKNDKKEAIEPNKLAMIILAAGKGTRMKSPLPKVLHPVAGRPMIEKVIQASKKAGATDLRVIVGHGQNLVRSVVEPMGVNCFVQENQLGTADAVKSAKVDDIEGDVVIMNGDHPLIEAEDIMKFVKMFRDEGCDLAVVTSVVKKPGVFGRIIRHKGDLKAIVEAKDASADTLKIREINTGIYIAKAKILAEYLPQIKNHNSKQEYYITDLISLCIEDDCKVMAIKASPKVAVGVNDQIELAHATKLLFKRKAKRLMEEGVLMIDPNATYIEESVSIGAGSVIYPNVVLRGATRIGSFTVIEPNVFMSDSDVGDSVQVRAGSYLEQAVVHSRASVGPYARLRPETTIGEEAHVGNFVEMKKVKFGKKSKAGHLTYLGDAEVGEDVNIGCGTITCNYAADKKKYKTKIGNRVFVGSDTQFVAPIEIGDDVVIGSGSTITKSVPAKALAVARGKQIIKENYTPKAPGAEAPQPNKEQEQG; from the coding sequence ATGGCAAAGAATGACAAAAAAGAAGCTATAGAACCCAACAAGTTGGCGATGATTATTTTGGCGGCGGGTAAAGGCACACGTATGAAGTCCCCACTTCCAAAGGTCCTTCATCCAGTGGCAGGTCGTCCCATGATCGAAAAGGTCATCCAGGCTTCTAAAAAGGCCGGTGCCACAGACCTGCGTGTGATCGTGGGCCATGGACAAAACCTCGTGCGTTCTGTGGTTGAACCCATGGGTGTGAACTGCTTCGTTCAAGAAAATCAGTTAGGCACGGCCGATGCAGTGAAATCTGCGAAGGTCGATGATATCGAAGGCGATGTTGTGATCATGAATGGCGACCATCCTTTGATCGAGGCCGAAGACATCATGAAGTTTGTTAAAATGTTCCGCGATGAAGGCTGCGACCTCGCAGTGGTCACTTCTGTTGTCAAGAAACCGGGTGTGTTTGGCCGTATCATTCGCCACAAAGGGGATTTGAAAGCCATCGTTGAAGCCAAAGATGCTTCTGCCGATACTTTGAAAATCCGCGAGATCAACACAGGCATCTACATCGCAAAAGCAAAGATCTTGGCTGAGTATTTGCCACAAATTAAAAATCATAATTCAAAGCAAGAGTACTACATCACGGATTTGATTTCTTTATGCATCGAAGACGATTGCAAAGTGATGGCGATCAAAGCGTCGCCAAAAGTGGCCGTGGGCGTGAACGATCAAATCGAATTGGCGCATGCAACGAAATTGCTGTTCAAGCGAAAAGCAAAGCGCTTGATGGAAGAAGGCGTTTTGATGATTGATCCAAATGCCACTTACATTGAAGAGTCTGTCAGCATTGGCGCGGGCTCTGTGATTTATCCAAACGTGGTCTTGCGTGGAGCGACTCGCATTGGTTCATTCACGGTGATTGAGCCGAATGTGTTCATGTCGGACTCAGACGTCGGTGACAGTGTGCAAGTGCGTGCGGGCAGCTATCTTGAACAGGCTGTGGTTCATAGCCGTGCTTCTGTGGGGCCTTACGCGCGTCTTCGCCCAGAGACCACTATCGGCGAAGAAGCTCACGTGGGTAACTTCGTGGAAATGAAGAAAGTGAAGTTCGGTAAGAAGTCCAAAGCAGGACATTTAACTTACCTCGGTGATGCAGAAGTTGGCGAAGATGTGAACATCGGTTGTGGCACCATCACTTGCAACTACGCTGCGGATAAAAAGAAATACAAAACGAAAATCGGGAACCGCGTCTTTGTTGGTAGTGACACTCAGTTTGTTGCTCCCATCGAAATTGGCGATGATGTGGTGATTGGTTCTGGCTCGACCATCACAAAGAGCGTGCCGGCGAAAGCTTTGGCCGTGGCTCGTGGTAAGCAGATCATTAAAGAAAATTACACTCCGAAGGCGCCGGGCGCTGAAGCTCCTCAACCAAATAAAGAACAAGAGCAGGGATAA
- the glmS gene encoding glutamine--fructose-6-phosphate transaminase (isomerizing) codes for MCGIVGYLGPQNPKDVIISGLKKLEYRGYDSAGLAILDEGKTKRVRASGKLKALEDKLATEKFDGHIGIGHTRWATHGAPTERNAHPHQVGGISLVHNGIIENYVEIREELLASGAKITSDTDSELVAHLIAREIEQTKDLFKAVQRILGKIRGAFSIVALWEKNPNQLVAFKDGPPLVVGLGAKENFVASDVQALLQYTRKFMYLDDREVAVIDGTDVKIFSAKGEPIQKKVVELNWDPQMVEKQGFSHFMLKEIYEQPRAVAAAMEPHLNPENFTIKLKNVGFGAAVNKLDELDSQQDWAKTQDVLKGIERIFIIACGTSSYAGNVGKYLIENIAQVPVEIDIASEFRYRNPVIPPKSLVMTISQSGETADTLAAIRLAKEKGATTLSICNVRSSTIDREAHGHLYMNSGPEIGVASTKAFTSTLAVLNCFAVALGRVRGAINDKQEKEFVQALLGAPSQMEVVLSYDKYFDEAAHKLRAFRGFLYLGRGVSFPIAMEGALKLKELAYMHAEGYAAGEMKHGPLALIDEDMAIVMLAPSDELYEKSISNLEEARARGGKIIAIGTGDNEKLKAISQYYLSLPKAHWTINPLLEAIPLQLMAFHLANSLGYDVDQPRNLAKSVTVE; via the coding sequence ATGTGTGGAATCGTTGGTTACTTGGGTCCGCAAAACCCAAAAGATGTTATTATTTCCGGCCTTAAAAAATTAGAATATCGTGGTTATGACTCTGCCGGTTTGGCAATCCTTGATGAAGGTAAAACCAAGCGCGTGCGTGCTTCTGGGAAATTGAAAGCCCTTGAAGACAAACTCGCGACTGAGAAGTTCGATGGTCACATCGGAATCGGCCACACTCGTTGGGCGACTCATGGCGCTCCGACCGAGCGTAATGCCCATCCACATCAAGTCGGTGGCATTAGCCTTGTTCACAACGGTATTATCGAAAACTACGTTGAGATCCGCGAAGAGCTTTTGGCAAGTGGTGCAAAGATCACTTCGGACACAGACTCCGAACTTGTCGCACATTTGATTGCGCGGGAGATTGAGCAGACCAAAGATCTCTTTAAAGCCGTTCAAAGAATCCTTGGTAAAATCCGCGGTGCTTTCTCGATTGTGGCGCTGTGGGAAAAGAATCCAAACCAACTCGTGGCTTTCAAAGATGGACCGCCCCTCGTGGTCGGTCTTGGTGCGAAGGAAAACTTCGTGGCCAGCGACGTGCAGGCCCTCCTTCAGTACACTCGTAAGTTCATGTATCTTGATGATCGCGAAGTCGCTGTCATTGACGGCACAGACGTGAAAATCTTCTCGGCAAAGGGAGAGCCCATTCAGAAAAAAGTTGTGGAGCTGAACTGGGATCCACAAATGGTTGAGAAGCAGGGTTTCTCTCACTTCATGCTAAAAGAGATCTATGAGCAGCCGCGTGCGGTGGCTGCTGCGATGGAGCCGCATCTGAATCCTGAAAACTTCACGATCAAATTGAAAAACGTCGGCTTCGGCGCGGCAGTGAACAAGCTCGACGAACTTGATAGCCAGCAAGACTGGGCAAAAACGCAGGATGTACTAAAAGGCATTGAGCGTATTTTCATTATCGCCTGCGGGACTAGCAGCTACGCCGGCAACGTGGGTAAATACTTGATCGAAAACATCGCGCAAGTGCCGGTTGAAATCGATATCGCGAGTGAGTTCCGTTATCGCAATCCGGTCATTCCACCAAAGTCTTTGGTGATGACGATTTCTCAAAGTGGCGAAACGGCCGACACATTGGCGGCGATTCGTCTTGCTAAAGAAAAGGGTGCGACCACATTGAGTATCTGCAACGTGCGCAGTTCGACAATCGATCGCGAAGCTCATGGCCACTTGTACATGAACTCCGGCCCTGAAATCGGCGTCGCCAGCACGAAGGCCTTTACGAGCACGCTCGCGGTTCTTAACTGCTTCGCAGTGGCTCTCGGTCGCGTGCGTGGCGCGATCAATGATAAACAAGAAAAAGAATTCGTTCAGGCTTTGTTGGGCGCTCCAAGCCAGATGGAAGTCGTTCTTTCTTACGACAAGTACTTCGATGAAGCTGCTCATAAACTCCGCGCGTTCCGTGGTTTCTTATACCTCGGTCGTGGCGTGAGCTTCCCGATTGCGATGGAAGGGGCTTTGAAACTTAAAGAGCTCGCTTACATGCACGCCGAAGGTTATGCCGCCGGCGAAATGAAGCACGGTCCTTTGGCTTTGATCGATGAAGACATGGCGATTGTGATGCTCGCACCAAGCGATGAGCTTTATGAGAAATCTATCAGTAATTTGGAAGAAGCCCGCGCTCGTGGCGGTAAAATTATTGCGATCGGAACCGGGGATAATGAGAAGCTGAAGGCGATCAGTCAGTATTACCTGTCTTTGCCGAAGGCTCACTGGACGATCAATCCGCTCTTGGAAGCAATTCCTTTGCAATTGATGGCGTTTCACCTGGCAAACAGCTTAGGTTACGACGTCGACCAACCTCGCAATCTCGCGAAGTCGGTCACCGTCGAATAA
- a CDS encoding HAD hydrolase-like protein has product MTSIKCIAFDLDDTLVDTSQLLVPLAARHACEAMINNGVQGDIDTCLAWRASKAAELTHQEIFQAFIDKYGSTTPNVALQAALKAFYNPEVPERLPLMEGAEENLRQLSQKYTLFLVTSGEPVAQERKIQAAGIERFFKKIYLVNNFKKEEKKGAFLDILKTENIQPEELLSIGNRLSQEIRHAKLCGAKTCYFCHGEHVGEQPAQREDYPDFTIYKHSEFMRACGL; this is encoded by the coding sequence ATGACCTCGATCAAGTGCATCGCTTTTGATTTGGACGATACTCTGGTAGACACCAGCCAGTTGCTCGTCCCCTTAGCGGCACGCCATGCCTGCGAAGCCATGATTAATAACGGCGTCCAAGGCGATATCGATACTTGTTTAGCTTGGCGCGCGAGCAAAGCCGCCGAGCTCACTCATCAGGAAATCTTCCAAGCGTTTATTGATAAATACGGCAGCACCACCCCGAATGTGGCTCTGCAAGCGGCTTTGAAGGCTTTCTACAATCCGGAAGTTCCCGAGCGCCTGCCCCTGATGGAGGGCGCCGAGGAAAATCTGCGCCAGCTTTCGCAAAAGTACACGTTGTTTTTGGTCACCTCCGGCGAACCTGTCGCTCAAGAGCGCAAGATTCAAGCCGCCGGGATTGAGCGCTTCTTCAAGAAGATCTATCTTGTGAATAACTTCAAAAAAGAAGAAAAAAAGGGCGCCTTTCTCGATATTCTGAAAACAGAAAATATTCAGCCTGAAGAACTGCTCAGCATTGGCAACCGTCTGTCACAAGAGATCCGTCACGCCAAACTCTGCGGAGCCAAAACCTGCTATTTCTGCCACGGCGAGCACGTCGGCGAGCAGCCCGCTCAGCGCGAAGATTACCCGGATTTTACCATCTACAAGCATAGCGAATTTATGCGCGCCTGCGGCCTGTAG
- a CDS encoding sigma-54-dependent Fis family transcriptional regulator codes for MRTHRVLILDDESSLRTALFRVLDRKGLNVITANRIEEAKLLCQGDTAIDLAIVDLNLPDGDGIEFMSFLKSLYPAIEVVILTGHATIEAAVRATQKGAFHFVTKPFNLDELISLVDKALAHKHLQQENQQLRSELNRKYKFDQIIGTSEQIQGVLRLVERVADSDSTVLVHGETGTGKELIARAIHYNSPRATGPFIPINCGAIPGELLESELFGHVKGAFTGAIANRVGRFEMADGGTIFLDEIGDMDPTLQVKLLRALQEKSFEPVGSTKTVQVNVRVIAATNVNLEEAVETGKFREDLYYRLNVIPITIPALRERKSDIPLLLKHFMDTFGKNKGRGLTGFSEEALDCLVHYPWPGNIRELENLMERMTILKGQGQLEVVDLPLKYKAGKAIAQEVGVVDIPEAGLDFNTAVDTYENALILRALEKTGWNRNQAAMLLKLNRTTLVEKIKKKGLRPPDGTIEV; via the coding sequence ATGCGCACTCATCGCGTGCTTATTCTGGATGATGAATCAAGCTTACGTACTGCTCTCTTTAGGGTGTTAGACAGAAAAGGACTTAATGTCATCACCGCAAACCGCATCGAAGAAGCAAAACTTCTCTGCCAAGGTGATACGGCTATTGATCTCGCTATCGTCGATTTGAATCTTCCCGACGGTGACGGCATCGAATTCATGTCGTTCCTGAAATCTCTGTATCCTGCCATTGAAGTCGTGATCCTGACTGGTCATGCAACTATCGAGGCCGCAGTTCGCGCCACTCAAAAAGGCGCGTTTCATTTTGTCACCAAGCCTTTCAACTTGGATGAGCTCATCAGTCTGGTTGATAAAGCTTTGGCGCACAAACACTTGCAGCAAGAAAACCAGCAGCTACGCAGTGAACTCAATCGCAAATATAAATTTGACCAAATCATCGGCACCAGCGAGCAAATCCAAGGTGTTCTTCGCCTGGTTGAGCGGGTCGCTGATTCTGATTCAACCGTGCTTGTGCATGGTGAAACAGGCACTGGTAAAGAGTTGATCGCTCGCGCGATTCACTACAATTCCCCGCGCGCGACAGGTCCGTTTATTCCTATTAACTGTGGCGCGATTCCCGGCGAATTGCTTGAGAGTGAACTCTTTGGCCACGTAAAAGGTGCTTTCACCGGCGCCATCGCCAATCGTGTGGGCCGTTTTGAAATGGCTGACGGAGGAACCATTTTCCTCGACGAGATCGGCGATATGGACCCGACTCTGCAAGTGAAACTCCTCCGCGCCCTTCAAGAAAAAAGCTTTGAACCCGTTGGCAGCACAAAAACCGTTCAAGTGAATGTCCGCGTGATTGCTGCAACCAACGTGAACCTCGAGGAAGCCGTTGAGACCGGAAAGTTCCGCGAAGACTTGTACTACCGCCTCAACGTGATTCCTATTACCATCCCGGCTCTTCGTGAACGTAAGAGTGATATTCCGTTGTTACTGAAACACTTCATGGATACTTTCGGCAAAAACAAAGGCCGTGGCCTGACTGGTTTTTCGGAAGAAGCCCTCGATTGTCTTGTCCATTATCCATGGCCAGGCAATATCCGCGAGTTAGAAAATCTCATGGAGCGCATGACGATTCTAAAGGGCCAAGGCCAATTAGAAGTGGTCGACCTTCCGCTCAAATACAAAGCCGGCAAAGCGATCGCTCAGGAAGTCGGCGTTGTCGATATCCCGGAAGCCGGTTTGGATTTCAATACAGCCGTTGATACCTACGAAAATGCTCTGATCTTAAGAGCACTTGAAAAAACCGGCTGGAATCGCAATCAAGCCGCGATGTTGCTGAAGCTCAATCGCACAACCCTGGTAGAGAAGATCAAGAAAAAGGGTCTTCGCCCGCCGGATGGAACGATCGAAGTTTAG
- the speB gene encoding agmatinase, whose amino-acid sequence MEYKPLSGREFPRFSGIKTFFRLPHVPVDADYEVGIFGIPYDGGVSYRPGPRFAPTEVREMSSLGRGFHMSRELNWIEKLKVADIGDCSTVPIDQGQTYANIEKFVSGVLSKNKKFIACGGDHSTTLPVLRALRKHYGRPLQFIHFDAHLDTYPAAWGCEYHHGAFARHAVEEGLVDPRKMIQIGIRGPLAGGDDLNFVNNNGIRVFTMDDIRELPINEFVNQLPVCDDTPTYISFDVDCLDPAYAPGTGTPVPGGMTSYEAQRILRALKIPNLVGGDVVEISPPFDHCGITSLIGVDVMFEFLCMMAGNKK is encoded by the coding sequence ATGGAATATAAACCGCTCAGTGGCCGTGAGTTTCCGCGTTTTTCAGGTATTAAAACTTTTTTCAGATTGCCCCATGTGCCTGTCGATGCGGACTACGAAGTAGGTATCTTCGGTATTCCTTACGATGGCGGCGTTTCTTATCGCCCAGGCCCACGCTTTGCGCCGACCGAAGTGCGTGAGATGTCGAGCCTCGGCCGTGGCTTTCATATGAGCCGCGAACTCAATTGGATTGAAAAATTAAAAGTGGCCGATATCGGCGATTGCTCGACAGTTCCTATTGATCAAGGTCAAACCTACGCAAACATCGAAAAGTTTGTCAGTGGCGTTCTTTCGAAAAATAAAAAATTCATCGCGTGCGGTGGAGATCACTCAACAACACTTCCGGTTTTGCGGGCGCTTCGCAAGCATTACGGCAGACCGCTTCAGTTTATTCACTTCGATGCACATTTAGATACTTATCCAGCGGCTTGGGGCTGCGAGTATCATCACGGAGCTTTCGCCCGTCACGCAGTGGAAGAAGGCCTTGTAGATCCTCGTAAGATGATTCAGATCGGTATCCGTGGGCCTCTTGCGGGCGGTGATGATTTGAATTTCGTGAACAACAATGGCATCCGTGTTTTCACAATGGATGATATCCGCGAGCTGCCAATCAATGAGTTCGTAAACCAACTTCCGGTTTGCGACGACACCCCAACTTATATTAGCTTTGACGTGGATTGCCTGGATCCAGCTTACGCTCCAGGGACGGGGACTCCGGTTCCAGGTGGAATGACAAGCTACGAAGCCCAACGCATTTTGCGTGCTTTGAAAATTCCGAATCTTGTCGGTGGGGACGTGGTCGAGATTTCTCCGCCGTTTGATCACTGCGGTATTACTTCCCTCATCGGCGTGGATGTCATGTTTGAGTTTCTTTGCATGATGGCCGGGAATAAAAAGTAG